The proteins below come from a single Microbulbifer sp. Q7 genomic window:
- the frr gene encoding ribosome recycling factor, with protein MIDDIKKEAEGRMKKALEALGSNFNKIRTGRAHPSILDGIQVSYYGSDTPLSQVANVTVEDARTLSVTPWEKNLVPDIEKAIMKSDLGLNPSTAGAVIRIPMPMLTEETRKNFIKQAKGEAESARVSIRNNRRDALAEVKALLKEKEISEDDERRAADEIQKLTDKYVAEVEKALAVKEKDLMEI; from the coding sequence GTGATTGACGATATCAAGAAAGAAGCGGAAGGGCGCATGAAAAAGGCCCTCGAAGCATTGGGCAGCAATTTCAACAAGATTCGCACAGGTCGCGCGCATCCCAGTATTCTCGACGGCATTCAGGTGTCTTACTACGGCTCCGATACCCCGCTTTCCCAGGTGGCCAATGTCACTGTGGAAGATGCGCGCACCCTGTCGGTGACGCCCTGGGAAAAGAACCTGGTGCCCGACATTGAAAAAGCCATCATGAAGTCGGATCTCGGCCTGAACCCGAGCACCGCCGGCGCGGTCATCCGTATCCCGATGCCCATGCTGACCGAAGAGACCCGTAAGAACTTCATCAAGCAGGCGAAAGGTGAAGCGGAGAGCGCGCGAGTGTCCATCCGCAATAACCGTCGCGATGCGCTGGCAGAAGTCAAAGCGCTGCTGAAGGAAAAGGAAATCTCCGAAGACGATGAGCGTCGTGCAGCGGATGAAATCCAGAAGCTGACAGACAAGTACGTTGCCGAAGTGGAAAAAGCACTGGCGGTGAAAGAAAAAGACCTGATGGAAATCTGA
- the ispC gene encoding 1-deoxy-D-xylulose-5-phosphate reductoisomerase, whose product MYSNTPQPVCVLGSTGSIGVSTLDVLARHPDKYSVFALTARERVAELAQQCRQHAPRYAVVLDEERASQLRTALAGDDLPTEVLYGVGALCQVASDARVAVVMAAIVGAAGLKPTLAAVRSGKKVLLANKESLVMAGPLFMQALAESDAQLLPIDSEHNAIFQCLPHPCDTLESAGVDRILLTGSGGPFRTTPPAALEAVTPDEACAHPNWSMGRKISVDSATMMNKGLEFIEACYLFHAKPEDIEVVVHPQSIVHSMVQYRDGSLLAQMGNPDMRTPIAHALAFPERIDSGVSAMDLIAQGRLDFEAPDEVRFPCLRLAREAMAVGGSAPTVLNAANEVAVEAFLSGRLPFTGIAQLIEKVMKSSEIVELTDLNAVELADRIARERACDLLEEMCGTPVGQPCPQSRSM is encoded by the coding sequence ATGTATTCCAACACCCCGCAACCCGTCTGCGTGCTCGGTTCCACTGGCTCTATTGGTGTCAGTACTCTCGATGTGCTCGCCCGTCACCCTGATAAATATTCCGTATTTGCACTCACCGCCCGTGAGCGCGTGGCGGAATTGGCGCAGCAGTGCCGGCAGCATGCGCCGCGCTACGCCGTAGTGCTGGATGAGGAGCGGGCCAGTCAACTCCGGACCGCGCTGGCGGGGGACGATCTTCCCACGGAAGTGCTATACGGCGTCGGAGCGCTATGTCAGGTGGCGTCCGATGCGCGGGTGGCGGTGGTGATGGCGGCCATCGTTGGTGCCGCTGGGCTGAAACCGACCCTTGCCGCAGTGCGTTCCGGGAAGAAGGTACTGCTGGCCAACAAGGAATCGCTGGTGATGGCTGGCCCCTTGTTCATGCAGGCCCTGGCGGAAAGTGATGCCCAGCTGTTACCCATCGACAGTGAGCACAACGCTATTTTTCAGTGCTTGCCGCACCCCTGTGATACGTTAGAAAGCGCCGGGGTTGATCGGATCCTGCTAACGGGATCCGGCGGTCCTTTCCGCACCACCCCACCGGCGGCCCTGGAAGCGGTAACGCCGGATGAAGCCTGTGCCCATCCCAACTGGTCGATGGGGCGCAAGATCTCGGTGGATTCCGCGACCATGATGAACAAGGGGCTGGAGTTTATCGAGGCCTGCTATCTTTTCCACGCCAAGCCGGAAGATATTGAAGTGGTGGTGCATCCCCAGAGTATCGTGCACTCCATGGTGCAGTACCGGGATGGCTCACTGCTGGCGCAAATGGGCAACCCGGATATGCGGACCCCTATTGCGCATGCGCTGGCGTTCCCGGAACGTATCGACAGCGGGGTTTCGGCCATGGACCTGATTGCCCAGGGGCGGCTCGACTTCGAGGCGCCGGATGAGGTGCGTTTTCCCTGTCTGCGACTGGCCCGGGAAGCCATGGCGGTCGGAGGTAGCGCGCCCACGGTTCTGAATGCCGCCAATGAAGTTGCCGTTGAGGCATTCCTCAGCGGGCGCCTTCCGTTCACTGGAATTGCCCAGTTGATCGAAAAGGTCATGAAATCCAGCGAAATCGTTGAACTGACAGACCTGAATGCAGTCGAACTCGCTGACCGGATCGCTCGTGAGCGGGCCTGCGACCTACTGGAAGAAATGTGCGGTACCCCTGTGGGGCAACCGTGTCCGCAATCGAGATCAATGTAA
- the pyrH gene encoding UMP kinase, with protein MPGIKDRKYKRILLKLSGEELMGEQGFGISPKVLDKMALEIGQLVGIGVQVGLVVGGGNLFRGAALNAAGLDRVTGDHMGMLATVMNALALRDALERSNISSRVMSAIQMSGIVDHYDRRAAIRYLERGEVLIFAAGTGNPFFTTDSAACLRGIEMEAEMVLKATKVDGVYSADPVLVPDATRYDRLTYDEVLDKKLGVMDLTAICLCREHNMPVRVFRMDKTGALLNIVVGGEEGTLIEEDVNQ; from the coding sequence ATGCCAGGTATCAAAGACCGCAAATACAAGCGAATCCTGTTAAAACTCAGCGGAGAAGAGCTGATGGGCGAGCAGGGGTTCGGGATCAGCCCCAAGGTGCTGGACAAGATGGCACTGGAAATCGGTCAGCTGGTCGGGATTGGTGTGCAGGTCGGACTTGTGGTCGGCGGCGGCAACCTGTTCCGCGGCGCGGCTCTGAATGCGGCCGGACTGGACCGTGTGACCGGTGACCACATGGGCATGCTGGCCACGGTGATGAACGCTCTGGCGCTGCGCGATGCCCTGGAGCGCTCCAATATCTCCTCGCGTGTTATGTCCGCGATCCAGATGAGCGGTATTGTGGACCACTACGATCGGCGCGCGGCGATTCGATACCTGGAGCGGGGAGAGGTGCTGATTTTTGCCGCGGGCACGGGCAATCCGTTCTTCACCACGGATTCCGCAGCGTGTCTGCGCGGTATCGAAATGGAAGCGGAGATGGTGCTCAAGGCCACCAAGGTAGATGGGGTTTATTCCGCTGACCCGGTGCTGGTTCCCGATGCGACCCGTTACGACCGCCTCACCTACGATGAGGTGCTCGACAAAAAGCTCGGTGTAATGGATTTAACTGCAATCTGCCTGTGCCGCGAGCACAATATGCCAGTGCGGGTTTTCCGGATGGACAAGACCGGCGCACTGTTGAATATCGTTGTGGGCGGTGAAGAAGGCACACTTATTGAAGAGGACGTGAATCAGTGA
- the map gene encoding type I methionyl aminopeptidase, protein MTNAVKTPEQIAKMRTAGRLAAEVLEMIGEYVVPGVTTEELDRRCHDHIVNVQQAIPACLGYRGFPKSICTSVNEVICHGIPSESKVLKKGDIINIDVTVIKDGWYGDTSKMYFVGKPVPHAKRLVEVTQECLYKAIEIVRPGTTLGDIGHVIQQHAEKNYYSVVKDFCGHGIGNVFHEDPQILHYGKPGTGQVLEEGMTFTIEPMINAGKPGSRVLRDGWTAVTVDRRLSAQWEHTMAVTSDGVEILTARKEESF, encoded by the coding sequence ATGACCAATGCCGTAAAGACCCCTGAACAGATCGCCAAAATGCGCACCGCTGGCCGCTTGGCCGCCGAGGTGCTGGAGATGATTGGCGAGTACGTCGTTCCCGGTGTCACCACGGAAGAGCTGGATCGCCGCTGCCACGACCATATCGTCAATGTGCAACAGGCCATTCCCGCCTGCCTCGGTTACCGCGGCTTTCCCAAATCGATCTGCACGTCCGTGAACGAGGTGATCTGCCACGGTATTCCGTCGGAGTCCAAGGTCCTCAAGAAAGGCGACATCATCAATATCGACGTAACAGTCATCAAGGATGGCTGGTATGGCGACACCTCCAAAATGTACTTCGTAGGCAAGCCCGTGCCCCACGCCAAGCGCCTGGTCGAAGTGACGCAGGAATGCCTGTACAAGGCCATCGAAATCGTGCGTCCCGGCACCACTCTGGGGGATATTGGCCATGTTATCCAGCAGCATGCCGAGAAAAATTACTACTCCGTGGTGAAGGATTTTTGTGGCCACGGGATCGGCAACGTCTTCCACGAAGACCCGCAAATCCTGCACTACGGAAAGCCCGGCACCGGGCAGGTGCTGGAAGAAGGCATGACCTTCACCATCGAACCCATGATCAACGCCGGCAAACCAGGCAGCCGTGTCCTGCGGGATGGCTGGACCGCCGTGACCGTAGACCGGCGGCTGTCCGCTCAATGGGAGCACACCATGGCTGTTACGTCGGACGGCGTAGAGATCCTGACCGCGCGCAAGGAAGAGTCTTTTTAA
- the rpsB gene encoding 30S ribosomal protein S2 has translation MPQVSMRDMLQAGVHFGHQTRYWNPKMGQFIFGARNKIHIINLEHTVPAFNEALQIIKGMAAQKKKVLFVGTKRAAQKSIKEQAERAGQPYVSNRWLGGMLTNYKTIRASIKRYRELEAQSQDGTFEKLTKKEALMRTRTMDKLERSIGGIKDMGGLPDALFVIDVEHERIAIQEANKLGIPVIGIVDTNSSPEGVDYVIPGNDDAIRAIKLYTTAVADAVVAGAAEAGGAAQSEYVEASDDQAAADS, from the coding sequence ATGCCGCAAGTCAGCATGCGCGATATGCTGCAGGCTGGTGTCCACTTTGGCCACCAGACCCGCTACTGGAACCCCAAGATGGGTCAATTCATCTTTGGTGCCCGTAACAAGATTCACATCATCAACCTGGAGCACACTGTTCCGGCCTTCAACGAAGCTCTGCAAATCATCAAAGGCATGGCTGCGCAGAAGAAGAAGGTTCTGTTTGTTGGCACCAAGCGCGCTGCGCAGAAGTCCATCAAGGAACAGGCCGAGCGTGCAGGTCAGCCTTACGTCAGCAACCGCTGGCTGGGTGGTATGCTCACCAACTACAAAACCATCCGCGCTTCCATCAAGCGTTACCGCGAGCTCGAAGCCCAGTCTCAGGACGGTACCTTCGAGAAGCTGACCAAGAAAGAAGCCCTGATGCGCACCCGCACCATGGACAAGCTTGAGCGCTCCATCGGTGGTATCAAAGACATGGGCGGCCTGCCTGACGCGCTGTTCGTGATCGACGTTGAGCACGAGCGTATCGCTATCCAGGAAGCCAACAAGCTGGGCATCCCGGTTATCGGTATCGTTGACACCAACAGCAGCCCTGAAGGCGTTGACTACGTTATTCCTGGCAACGATGACGCCATCCGTGCCATCAAGCTGTACACCACTGCGGTAGCCGATGCGGTTGTTGCCGGTGCGGCGGAAGCTGGCGGTGCTGCGCAGAGCGAATACGTAGAAGCGAGCGACGACCAGGCTGCTGCTGACTCTTAA
- the bamA gene encoding outer membrane protein assembly factor BamA — MKNFLKAASLGLALPVAAYAQSFVVNDIRVEGLQRVSAGSVFAALPVRVGDQIESLEIQSATRALFRTGYFQDIQIGRENGVLVITVRERPAISKIEITGNKAIKTEDLLKGMNDNGLAEGQIFKRATLEGLAQELQRQYVAQGRYGASVKTEVKELPRNQVELKVVVDEGSVAAIKHINIVGNSAFSDDELAEIFELQTTGWLSWLNSDDKYSREKLTGDLERLESYYLDRGYLEFKIDSTQVSLSPDKQSVFITVNISEGDIYKVSEVELAGDPVVSEEEIRRLLLVRKGQTFSQVLMTTTSDYITKRLGNEGYTFAEVNGMPEANDEDKTVKVTFFIDPGKRAYVRRINFRGNTRTSDDVLRREMRQMESASASSARIEQSKVRLERLGYFKEVQVETTEVPGTSDQIDVEYTVEEQPSGTIGGTLGYAQGSGLVLGANIQENNWLGTGKSVGFAVNTSRYQSVVNFSYTDPYFTPDGVSRGFNVFYQERDYSEINLSSYNTTTYGAGLSFGYPVSEISRVGLNVGFNHLELSSNSNSVQEIKGSPLPVDGVTGEILSSDQADVLEAIAKAKEDNLALDLSMPLDESLLNTNPMGFVDLYGDAFDTWSLTTSYARSTLNRGILATRGASQRASVEIALPGGDLEYYKFIYTGQYFRPLTKDLTLRLRTRLGYAEGYGDTEQLPFFENFYGGGFGSVRGFERNTLGPRSTPAVNYIIRECAVNAEGDTTKFCYVLDDSSGELATTEPTRRPQPFGGNILVEGSAEVIFPIPFVKDQRSMQSAFFVDVGNVFSSNCGESQLNCYDIDAKYLNVSAGIGLTWITGFGPLTFSLSKALEQNEDDDVEVFQFSLGNSF; from the coding sequence ATGAAGAATTTCCTGAAAGCGGCGTCGCTTGGCCTGGCTCTGCCGGTTGCAGCCTATGCCCAGTCGTTTGTCGTCAACGACATTCGCGTTGAAGGCCTGCAGCGTGTCTCTGCCGGTAGCGTATTTGCGGCACTGCCGGTGCGTGTGGGCGACCAGATCGAAAGTCTGGAAATCCAGAGTGCTACGCGCGCGCTATTCCGTACCGGTTACTTCCAGGATATTCAGATTGGTCGTGAAAACGGCGTGCTGGTGATTACCGTGCGCGAGCGCCCGGCCATTTCCAAGATTGAAATCACCGGCAACAAGGCGATCAAGACGGAAGACCTGCTCAAGGGCATGAACGATAACGGCCTGGCCGAAGGGCAGATCTTCAAGCGCGCAACCCTTGAAGGGCTGGCCCAGGAGCTGCAGCGTCAGTATGTCGCGCAGGGGCGCTACGGCGCCAGCGTGAAAACCGAGGTCAAAGAGCTGCCGCGCAACCAGGTGGAGCTGAAAGTCGTCGTGGACGAGGGCTCCGTGGCTGCGATCAAGCATATCAATATTGTCGGCAACAGTGCCTTCTCGGACGATGAGCTGGCGGAAATTTTTGAGCTGCAGACCACCGGTTGGTTGTCGTGGCTGAATAGCGACGACAAGTATTCCCGGGAAAAGCTGACCGGTGACCTGGAGCGGCTGGAGTCCTACTACCTCGACCGCGGTTACCTGGAGTTCAAGATCGACTCCACACAGGTTTCCCTCAGCCCGGACAAGCAGAGCGTATTTATCACCGTCAATATTTCCGAAGGGGACATCTACAAGGTTTCCGAGGTAGAGCTGGCGGGTGATCCGGTGGTATCCGAGGAAGAAATTCGTCGCCTGTTGCTGGTGCGCAAGGGGCAGACGTTCTCGCAGGTGCTGATGACCACCACCTCTGACTACATCACCAAGCGCCTCGGCAACGAAGGCTACACCTTTGCCGAAGTCAACGGCATGCCGGAAGCCAATGATGAAGACAAAACCGTAAAGGTGACCTTCTTTATTGACCCGGGTAAACGCGCCTATGTCCGCCGGATCAATTTCCGCGGCAACACACGCACCTCGGACGATGTGCTGCGCCGAGAAATGCGCCAGATGGAATCTGCATCGGCATCCTCTGCCCGTATCGAGCAGTCCAAGGTACGCCTCGAGCGTCTCGGGTACTTCAAGGAAGTACAGGTGGAGACCACCGAGGTGCCGGGCACTTCTGACCAGATCGACGTGGAATACACCGTAGAAGAGCAGCCGTCGGGCACCATTGGTGGCACCCTGGGTTATGCGCAGGGCAGTGGTCTGGTGCTGGGCGCCAATATTCAGGAGAACAACTGGCTGGGTACCGGTAAGTCGGTTGGCTTTGCGGTAAATACCTCCCGATACCAGTCTGTGGTTAATTTCTCCTACACCGATCCCTATTTTACGCCGGATGGTGTGAGCCGTGGTTTTAATGTGTTCTATCAGGAGCGGGACTATTCGGAAATTAACCTTTCCAGCTACAACACCACCACCTATGGGGCCGGCCTCAGCTTCGGTTACCCGGTGTCTGAAATCTCCCGGGTCGGGCTGAACGTAGGCTTCAACCACCTGGAGTTGAGCTCCAACAGCAACTCGGTCCAGGAAATCAAGGGTAGTCCGCTGCCCGTGGATGGTGTCACTGGGGAAATCCTGAGTTCTGATCAGGCGGATGTGCTGGAGGCTATCGCGAAGGCCAAAGAAGACAATCTGGCGCTGGATCTCAGTATGCCGCTGGATGAGAGCCTGTTGAATACCAACCCCATGGGATTTGTTGACCTCTATGGTGATGCATTCGATACCTGGTCTCTGACTACCTCCTATGCCCGCTCCACCCTCAACCGCGGTATCCTCGCCACCCGTGGCGCGTCGCAGCGGGCATCGGTGGAAATCGCGTTGCCCGGTGGCGATCTCGAATACTACAAGTTCATTTACACGGGCCAGTATTTCCGCCCCCTGACCAAGGATCTCACCTTGCGGCTGCGCACGCGCCTCGGTTACGCCGAGGGGTACGGGGATACAGAGCAGCTGCCGTTCTTTGAGAATTTCTACGGTGGTGGCTTCGGCTCGGTGCGAGGGTTCGAGCGTAACACCCTTGGCCCGCGCTCCACGCCAGCGGTCAACTATATTATCCGCGAGTGCGCCGTGAATGCGGAGGGGGATACCACCAAATTCTGTTACGTGCTGGATGACTCTTCCGGTGAGCTGGCGACTACGGAGCCCACGCGCCGGCCGCAGCCTTTCGGTGGCAACATTCTGGTGGAAGGTAGTGCGGAAGTAATTTTCCCCATCCCGTTCGTGAAAGATCAGCGCTCCATGCAGTCTGCATTTTTTGTCGACGTGGGTAATGTTTTCAGTTCCAACTGTGGTGAATCTCAGCTGAACTGTTACGATATCGACGCCAAGTACCTCAACGTCTCAGCAGGTATAGGCCTGACCTGGATTACCGGCTTTGGCCCGCTTACCTTCAGCCTCTCCAAAGC
- the uppS gene encoding polyprenyl diphosphate synthase, producing the protein MSAGGTGATEYEPLGPRHVAIIMDGNGRWAANRGLSPSAGHKAGVERIRDLIEACKARQIEVLTLFAFSSENWQRPPAEVELLMTLFHSYLRREARKMREQGVRLRVIGRRDRFSLRLQRAIAEAEALTRDGTSGTLVIAADYGGQWDIAQAARSLAEEVARGERSADSIDDVALGERVQLADLPPVDLVIRSSGEQRISNFILWQAAYSEFYFTETLWPDFDTNELDLALDAYQRRDRRFGARNPGGLEAQA; encoded by the coding sequence ATGTCAGCTGGTGGTACTGGTGCGACAGAGTATGAGCCTTTGGGGCCTCGCCACGTTGCCATCATCATGGATGGCAACGGCCGCTGGGCGGCAAACCGGGGCTTGTCGCCCTCCGCGGGGCACAAGGCCGGCGTCGAACGGATTCGCGATCTGATCGAGGCCTGCAAAGCGCGCCAGATTGAGGTGCTGACGCTGTTCGCTTTTTCCAGTGAGAACTGGCAGCGTCCGCCGGCGGAAGTGGAACTGTTGATGACGCTGTTCCATTCCTATCTGCGGCGTGAGGCGCGCAAGATGCGCGAGCAGGGCGTGCGGCTGCGGGTGATCGGCAGGCGGGACCGCTTCTCGCTGAGGCTGCAGCGAGCAATCGCCGAAGCCGAAGCGCTTACCCGGGATGGTACAAGCGGTACGCTGGTTATCGCCGCGGACTACGGCGGTCAGTGGGATATCGCCCAGGCTGCCCGTTCACTGGCGGAAGAGGTGGCCCGCGGTGAGCGCAGTGCGGATTCCATCGACGACGTGGCTCTGGGTGAGCGAGTACAGCTGGCCGACCTGCCGCCGGTAGATCTGGTGATTCGTTCCAGTGGTGAGCAGCGAATCAGTAATTTCATCCTCTGGCAGGCTGCCTACAGCGAATTCTATTTTACCGAAACGCTGTGGCCAGATTTTGATACAAACGAGTTGGACCTTGCGCTGGATGCGTACCAGCGGCGTGACCGCCGCTTTGGTGCGCGCAATCCGGGCGGTCTGGAAGCGCAGGCCTGA
- a CDS encoding phosphatidate cytidylyltransferase, with protein MLKQRIITALVLVALFLGLLFWVPQQWFSIAIAGVILLGGWEWANLSNLNRALRFVFVGALGAALIATARYVFDFDFSSPDTDRARQILAVACGWWALAFLWVQGYPASAMLWGNRWARGLIGLVVLVPAWLSVVILQGLEHGAWLVLFVVAVVVAADVGAYFVGRKFGKHKLAREVSPGKSWEGFFGGLAACLVLALGVSFAFELPAKNTLLFTVGVLVTALASVIGDLVESMFKRHRGIKDSSRILPGHGGILDRLDSLTAALPVFTMAALASELPKYL; from the coding sequence GTGCTAAAACAACGAATAATTACCGCGCTGGTGTTAGTCGCTCTTTTTCTGGGGCTGCTTTTCTGGGTGCCGCAGCAATGGTTTTCGATTGCGATTGCCGGTGTCATTCTTTTGGGTGGCTGGGAGTGGGCCAACCTCTCCAATTTGAATCGTGCTTTGCGGTTCGTTTTTGTGGGCGCACTGGGTGCGGCATTGATTGCCACCGCGCGCTATGTATTTGACTTTGATTTTTCCAGCCCCGATACCGATCGCGCGCGCCAGATTCTGGCGGTCGCTTGCGGATGGTGGGCGTTGGCATTCCTGTGGGTGCAAGGGTATCCCGCCAGTGCCATGTTGTGGGGCAACCGCTGGGCGCGGGGGCTGATTGGCCTGGTGGTGCTGGTACCCGCGTGGCTTTCCGTCGTGATCCTCCAGGGGCTGGAGCACGGTGCCTGGCTGGTATTGTTTGTGGTGGCGGTGGTTGTCGCCGCCGATGTCGGCGCGTACTTCGTGGGGCGCAAGTTCGGCAAGCACAAGCTGGCGCGCGAAGTGAGCCCCGGCAAATCGTGGGAAGGCTTCTTTGGCGGCCTCGCCGCGTGTCTCGTGCTGGCGCTGGGGGTATCTTTCGCGTTTGAACTGCCGGCCAAGAACACCCTCCTGTTTACAGTGGGTGTCCTGGTGACGGCTCTGGCATCGGTGATTGGCGACCTGGTGGAGAGCATGTTCAAGCGCCACCGGGGAATCAAAGACAGCAGCCGAATCCTGCCTGGCCACGGCGGTATTCTCGATCGCCTCGACAGCCTCACGGCAGCGCTGCCGGTATTTACCATGGCGGCCCTGGCCAGTGAACTTCCCAAGTATCTGTAA
- the tsf gene encoding translation elongation factor Ts, whose protein sequence is MAITASMVKELRERTGLPMMECKKALTEADGDIEKAIEDLRKASGLKAAKKAGRTAADGIVAAKVAEDGSYGVLVEVNSETDFVARDDNFKAFVAKVVDKAFAERQVDVAALMEGELEEAREALVQKIGENIGVRRIELVEAPVVGAYVHSNSRIAAIVALSGGDVETARDVAMHVTAVNPQVVKPEDMPADVLEKEKEIIKAQPDMEGKPAEIVEKMMGGRIKKFLKENSLVEQPFVKNPDVTVAKLVKDAGGDVSSFVRFEVGEGIEKEEVDFAAEVAAQVKSSS, encoded by the coding sequence ATGGCGATTACCGCGTCAATGGTAAAAGAACTGCGCGAGCGCACCGGCCTGCCGATGATGGAGTGCAAAAAAGCACTGACTGAGGCCGATGGTGATATCGAAAAAGCGATTGAAGACCTGCGTAAGGCTTCCGGCCTGAAAGCGGCCAAGAAAGCGGGCCGTACCGCTGCGGATGGCATCGTTGCCGCCAAAGTTGCCGAAGATGGCAGCTACGGTGTTCTGGTAGAAGTGAACTCCGAAACTGACTTCGTGGCCCGCGATGACAACTTCAAGGCGTTTGTTGCCAAGGTTGTTGATAAGGCTTTTGCGGAGCGTCAGGTGGACGTTGCTGCGCTGATGGAAGGCGAGCTGGAAGAAGCACGTGAAGCACTGGTGCAGAAGATCGGCGAAAACATTGGTGTGCGTCGTATCGAGCTGGTGGAAGCGCCGGTAGTGGGTGCTTATGTGCACTCCAACAGCCGCATTGCGGCCATCGTTGCCTTGAGTGGCGGTGACGTTGAAACTGCGCGCGATGTGGCTATGCACGTAACTGCGGTAAATCCGCAGGTTGTGAAGCCGGAAGATATGCCGGCCGACGTGCTGGAGAAGGAAAAAGAGATCATCAAGGCCCAGCCGGACATGGAAGGTAAGCCTGCCGAAATCGTCGAGAAGATGATGGGCGGTCGTATCAAGAAGTTCCTCAAGGAAAACAGCCTGGTGGAGCAGCCCTTCGTTAAGAACCCGGACGTTACCGTTGCCAAGCTGGTGAAGGATGCCGGTGGTGATGTGTCCAGCTTCGTGCGTTTCGAAGTGGGTGAAGGCATTGAAAAAGAAGAAGTGGACTTTGCAGCGGAAGTGGCTGCACAGGTTAAATCCAGTTCTTGA
- the rseP gene encoding RIP metalloprotease RseP, giving the protein MLDFLQTAVWALIALGVLVSFHEFGHFIVARWCGVKVLRFSVGFGRRLFSRYDRHGTEFTISAIPLGGYVKMLDEREGNVAPTELDQAFNRKSVWQRMAIAAAGPVANFLLAIVLFWGVFLGGTSGAVPIVDKVEPGSLAAFAGLEAGQEIIAVDDHATPTWQALNWQLAQRLGDTGHIKFSVRYPDSSLEYHMYADVERWLAGQEVPDPLQEIGIALWTPSVSMQLAQVVPGSPAEQGGLQAGDEIVATDGREYGGWDEWTSYIKAHPGQALEVTVLRDGAEQRLSITPDAVKQDTGEEIGRIGVLPVASAWPEDRVRRYHYGVLGAFSKGLEETWSKTAFTLESLKKLLFGQLSTRNLSGPITIAKVAGTSADAGWQSFLSLLALLSISLGVLNLLPIPVLDGGHLLYYGIEAIKGSPVSERVQMIGLQVGMAMVLGIMALALYNDILRL; this is encoded by the coding sequence ATGCTAGATTTTCTACAAACTGCAGTCTGGGCCCTGATCGCCCTTGGTGTGCTGGTGAGCTTTCACGAGTTTGGTCACTTCATTGTGGCGCGCTGGTGTGGGGTCAAGGTATTGCGCTTTTCCGTGGGATTCGGCCGCCGGCTGTTTTCCCGGTATGACCGGCACGGCACCGAGTTCACCATTTCCGCCATCCCGCTGGGCGGCTACGTAAAGATGCTGGATGAGCGCGAGGGCAATGTGGCGCCGACAGAGCTGGATCAGGCGTTTAACCGCAAAAGTGTGTGGCAGCGCATGGCGATCGCCGCGGCAGGACCTGTCGCCAACTTCCTGCTGGCGATTGTCCTGTTTTGGGGCGTTTTCCTCGGTGGTACCTCGGGTGCGGTGCCCATTGTGGACAAAGTGGAGCCCGGCAGCCTGGCGGCATTTGCCGGCCTGGAGGCGGGGCAAGAGATTATCGCGGTCGATGATCACGCTACACCGACCTGGCAGGCACTCAACTGGCAGCTTGCCCAGCGCCTGGGCGATACGGGCCACATTAAATTCTCGGTGCGCTACCCGGATTCTTCGCTCGAATATCATATGTACGCGGACGTAGAGCGCTGGTTGGCCGGGCAGGAAGTGCCAGACCCGCTGCAAGAGATCGGTATCGCGCTGTGGACGCCATCGGTGAGTATGCAGCTCGCTCAGGTCGTGCCGGGCAGCCCTGCGGAGCAGGGTGGGCTGCAAGCGGGTGATGAAATTGTCGCCACCGACGGTCGTGAGTACGGCGGTTGGGATGAATGGACTAGTTATATCAAGGCCCACCCTGGGCAGGCACTGGAAGTCACGGTGCTGCGGGATGGTGCCGAGCAGCGACTGTCGATTACGCCGGATGCGGTAAAGCAGGATACCGGTGAAGAGATCGGGCGCATCGGCGTTCTGCCGGTGGCCTCAGCCTGGCCGGAAGATCGGGTGAGGCGCTACCACTATGGTGTGCTCGGGGCCTTCAGCAAGGGGCTGGAGGAAACCTGGAGTAAAACTGCGTTTACCCTCGAAAGCCTGAAGAAACTGCTGTTCGGGCAGTTGTCGACCCGCAACTTGAGTGGCCCAATCACCATTGCTAAAGTGGCCGGCACCTCGGCGGATGCCGGATGGCAGTCGTTCCTGTCACTGTTGGCGCTGCTCAGCATCAGCCTGGGCGTATTGAACCTGCTGCCCATTCCGGTTCTCGACGGTGGGCACCTGCTTTACTACGGAATCGAGGCCATCAAGGGCTCACCGGTATCGGAACGGGTTCAGATGATCGGGCTGCAGGTAGGTATGGCGATGGTACTCGGTATTATGGCGCTGGCGTTATACAACGACATTCTGCGCCTCTAG